From a single Lewinella sp. LCG006 genomic region:
- a CDS encoding VOC family protein gives MALINPHINFNGNAEEAFNFYKSVFGGEFAMIMRFKDMSSPGVSIAESEANKIMHIALPIGKNVLMGNDVPEIMGLVNENENRSKIAISAESREEADKLFNGLSAGGNIEVPISDSPWGSYFGMFRDKYGIEWMVDFDPKYKGQTS, from the coding sequence ATGGCATTGATTAATCCTCACATCAACTTTAACGGGAATGCAGAAGAAGCATTCAATTTTTACAAATCAGTATTTGGCGGCGAGTTTGCAATGATCATGCGCTTCAAAGATATGTCAAGTCCGGGAGTTTCGATAGCAGAAAGTGAAGCGAATAAAATAATGCATATAGCCTTGCCTATTGGCAAAAACGTTTTGATGGGCAATGACGTTCCAGAAATCATGGGGCTGGTAAATGAAAATGAAAACAGGTCTAAAATTGCCATCAGCGCAGAAAGTCGGGAAGAAGCGGATAAGTTATTTAATGGCCTTTCAGCGGGCGGAAATATTGAAGTGCCGATTAGCGATAGTCCTTGGGGCTCCTATTTTGGGATGTTTAGAGATAAGTATGGTATAGAATGGATGGTAGACTTTGACCCAAAGTATAAGGGGCAAACTAGCTAA
- a CDS encoding ABC transporter ATP-binding protein, which translates to MIEVQGLSKVFGATTVVDDLSLRVEVGETLALLGTSGSGKTTTLKMLNRLIEPSAGKIFLNGEEVHRLPLEQMRRRMGYVIQDVGLFPHYTIAENIAVVPRLLKWPEARIQARIQLLLERLGLAPDFFLSRYPHELSGGQQQRVGIARALAAEPPVLLMDEPFSALDPITRQELRRDFRELEAFQQQTVVLVTHDVMEAFELADRICLLDQGQMQQMGSPRELLFQPTNDFVRNFFAAQRLGLAYRVLTVDDLQELDDTPPPADRQQIEFSATMPLQEVLDQLLAPGSTGRVGVNNAGQWFSPAQLTQTAAAFLQNAF; encoded by the coding sequence ATGATTGAAGTACAAGGACTAAGTAAGGTGTTTGGAGCAACCACTGTCGTAGATGACCTCTCGTTGCGGGTAGAAGTAGGAGAAACACTGGCATTATTAGGCACCAGCGGGAGTGGCAAGACTACGACCTTGAAGATGCTCAATCGCTTGATTGAGCCTAGTGCGGGCAAAATATTTCTAAATGGAGAAGAAGTACACCGTTTGCCGCTGGAACAGATGCGCCGACGTATGGGGTATGTCATCCAGGATGTAGGTTTGTTTCCGCATTATACCATTGCTGAAAATATAGCGGTCGTTCCTCGCTTGCTCAAGTGGCCCGAAGCACGTATTCAGGCACGCATTCAATTACTACTGGAACGGTTGGGTTTGGCTCCTGATTTTTTCCTATCTCGCTATCCACACGAACTCAGCGGTGGGCAACAGCAACGCGTTGGTATTGCCCGGGCGCTGGCTGCCGAACCTCCCGTGTTATTAATGGATGAACCTTTTAGTGCGTTGGATCCGATCACTCGTCAGGAATTGCGCCGGGATTTTCGAGAACTGGAAGCCTTTCAGCAGCAGACCGTCGTGTTGGTCACCCACGATGTGATGGAGGCTTTTGAATTGGCCGACCGGATCTGTCTTTTAGACCAAGGGCAAATGCAGCAAATGGGCAGTCCAAGGGAGTTGCTTTTTCAACCCACCAATGATTTTGTCCGCAACTTTTTTGCAGCTCAACGTCTGGGGCTGGCGTATCGGGTACTCACGGTTGATGATCTTCAGGAGCTGGATGACACACCTCCTCCGGCAGATCGTCAGCAGATAGAGTTCTCTGCTACTATGCCTTTACAAGAAGTATTGGATCAGTTGTTGGCACCAGGTTCTACCGGCAGGGTAGGAGTCAATAATGCAGGCCAGTGGTTTTCGCCCGCGCAGCTTACGCAAACAGCAGCTGCCTTTTTGCAGAATGCATTTTAG
- a CDS encoding ABC transporter permease/substrate-binding protein encodes MTFLNFLQENSDKLLELSLEHLGLTLLSLLLACMIAIPAGIWIARRKAWSRWVLGAAGILQTIPSIALLGSLIPLLGIGVKPAIFALLLYAILPILRNTFTGLQGVDPAVREAAAGMGMTPWQMLRQVELPLAMPVILAGVRTAAVINVGVATLAAYIGAGGLGEYIFGGIALNNNQMILAGALPAALLAVLFDQGLALLSRKRQQRPSALLLLIPLLGWMAWRGPANKELLAAAFDPEFSERADGLPSIEEQYPGLAFNTLILNAGLLYRAVAESEVDIISGYSTDGRVKAYNLKVLEDDQHAFPPYECAILLNANTADQYPELRPTIELLSAKISDSLMTRLNYEVDHLHRSVSEVATDFLRQQNLWQAPEGARKGEILIGSKLFTEQYLLVEIFRQLIEGHTSIGVIAKPGLGGTKICYDALRTGEIDLYPEYTGTGFQVLLQPADSIREAIFTDADAVYVYVKENCQQRDGVLWLPPLGFNNTYALMTRSELAEEKGWERVSDLLKD; translated from the coding sequence ATGACTTTTTTAAACTTTTTGCAGGAGAATAGCGACAAGCTACTGGAGTTGAGTCTAGAACACCTGGGGCTAACCCTGTTGTCGTTGTTACTAGCTTGTATGATAGCTATCCCTGCGGGCATCTGGATTGCCCGCCGCAAGGCTTGGTCGCGCTGGGTACTTGGGGCGGCGGGAATTTTACAAACCATTCCCAGCATCGCCTTGCTGGGGAGCCTGATTCCTTTGCTAGGGATTGGGGTCAAACCCGCCATTTTTGCCCTGCTTTTGTACGCTATTCTGCCCATTTTGCGAAATACCTTCACTGGGCTTCAGGGCGTCGACCCGGCGGTGCGTGAAGCCGCTGCCGGGATGGGCATGACCCCGTGGCAAATGCTTAGGCAAGTAGAGCTGCCACTGGCGATGCCGGTAATATTAGCCGGAGTGCGCACGGCAGCGGTCATCAATGTGGGCGTGGCAACGCTGGCAGCCTACATCGGTGCGGGTGGATTGGGGGAGTACATCTTTGGTGGTATTGCGCTCAATAACAACCAGATGATATTGGCTGGTGCCTTGCCCGCGGCACTATTGGCCGTGTTGTTCGATCAGGGATTGGCCTTACTGAGCAGGAAACGCCAACAACGACCTTCGGCGCTGCTATTGTTGATCCCTCTTTTGGGATGGATGGCCTGGCGGGGCCCGGCGAATAAGGAGCTACTAGCCGCCGCCTTTGACCCCGAGTTTTCGGAGCGAGCCGATGGACTGCCCAGTATTGAGGAGCAGTATCCAGGTCTGGCTTTTAATACACTGATCCTGAATGCCGGCTTGTTGTACCGCGCAGTCGCCGAGAGCGAAGTAGATATCATCAGCGGTTATTCGACCGATGGTCGGGTAAAAGCTTATAATCTCAAGGTGTTGGAAGATGATCAGCACGCTTTTCCGCCTTACGAGTGCGCTATTTTACTGAACGCCAATACGGCCGATCAGTACCCGGAATTAAGACCCACCATCGAGTTGTTGAGCGCCAAAATCAGCGACAGCCTCATGACACGCCTCAACTACGAAGTCGATCACCTGCACCGATCCGTGAGTGAAGTCGCCACCGATTTCTTGCGTCAGCAAAACTTGTGGCAAGCGCCTGAAGGAGCGCGCAAGGGCGAAATCCTGATCGGTTCCAAGCTTTTCACGGAGCAGTACCTGCTGGTAGAGATTTTTCGTCAACTCATTGAGGGTCACACCAGCATTGGCGTGATCGCAAAACCGGGGCTCGGAGGCACCAAAATTTGCTACGACGCCCTGCGCACTGGCGAGATCGATCTTTATCCAGAATATACTGGTACGGGGTTTCAGGTGTTACTACAACCTGCCGATAGCATCCGCGAAGCCATCTTCACCGATGCCGACGCAGTGTATGTCTACGTAAAGGAAAACTGCCAGCAAAGGGATGGCGTACTGTGGCTCCCTCCACTGGGGTTCAATAACACCTATGCTTTGATGACCAGATCCGAATTGGCGGAGGAGAAGGGGTGGGAGCGGGTTAGTGACTTGCTAAAAGATTGA
- a CDS encoding T9SS type A sorting domain-containing protein, with amino-acid sequence MTVKQTEEGSISLYPNPVSVGKYLTLEGVDNRGDSIKSARLISANGQQWPINHTGSHQLLLPTQLAPGLYYLQLVTNSSSQNLPVQIIR; translated from the coding sequence GTGACCGTAAAACAGACAGAAGAAGGTAGTATCTCTTTATATCCTAATCCAGTCTCGGTTGGAAAATACCTCACACTTGAGGGTGTAGATAACCGTGGTGACAGCATTAAGAGTGCCCGACTTATAAGCGCCAACGGCCAACAATGGCCAATAAACCATACCGGCAGTCATCAGCTTTTGTTGCCGACACAACTAGCTCCAGGTTTGTACTACCTTCAGCTGGTAACGAACAGCAGTAGTCAAAACCTGCCTGTGCAAATAATTCGCTAG
- a CDS encoding NUDIX hydrolase produces MAQENTPLRWHRTRSEAGPDLKLFKVRFDWLINPRNGHEEKMILLEGGSSVQVVATTPEGHILLVQQYRFGVRQYLYELPGGLIDAGEDPLTAARRELLEETGYQASSWASLGSHASNPAFMEGIVHHFSAHNVTLAGAPQMDDGEDILLIAMPREEVKQRLLTGGFQHPHTVCALVAFFAEDFR; encoded by the coding sequence ATGGCGCAAGAAAACACTCCCCTACGTTGGCATCGGACCCGTTCTGAGGCTGGCCCTGATCTCAAATTATTTAAGGTGCGTTTCGACTGGTTGATCAATCCGCGGAATGGACATGAAGAAAAAATGATCTTGCTTGAAGGGGGGAGTTCCGTTCAGGTCGTTGCTACTACACCTGAGGGGCACATCCTATTGGTGCAGCAATACCGCTTTGGCGTCCGGCAGTACCTCTACGAGTTGCCAGGCGGACTAATCGACGCTGGAGAAGATCCCCTCACTGCTGCGCGCCGAGAACTGCTCGAAGAAACGGGCTATCAGGCTTCTAGCTGGGCCTCGCTGGGCAGCCATGCTTCTAATCCGGCTTTTATGGAGGGCATTGTTCACCATTTTTCAGCCCATAATGTCACATTGGCTGGCGCGCCTCAAATGGATGACGGGGAAGATATTCTACTCATAGCCATGCCGCGCGAAGAAGTGAAACAACGCCTACTCACAGGTGGGTTTCAGCACCCTCATACCGTTTGTGCGTTGGTGGCTTTCTTCGCGGAAGACTTTCGCTGA
- a CDS encoding DMT family transporter, whose amino-acid sequence MRDKTLVLSATGLAFVLVFVGAIGYSSKAIFIKLAYLYGADSVSLVALRMAFSLPFFLIAAAYSQRQRKSSDFQLNQKQWAQIIVLGIMGYYIASLFDFWSLQYLTASLGRLILFTYPTLVLLLSAIFLRRRISWGEAAAVLLSYLGIALAFSQSVELAQGEFFWRGVALSFGSALAFAIYLMGSGEFLPKMGTLRYNSLTMSIACFAIIIHHGIQHHWALFDFPTPVYWYCFGMAMLATVLPSFMVAEGIRRLGAGPASIISSVGPISTIMLASVFLGESFGGWQWLGAVLVISGVLLLSWWKRKKGN is encoded by the coding sequence ATGCGTGACAAAACACTTGTTCTCAGTGCCACAGGCCTCGCCTTCGTCTTAGTTTTCGTGGGCGCTATTGGTTACAGCAGCAAGGCCATCTTTATCAAGCTGGCCTATCTCTACGGTGCCGATAGTGTATCGCTGGTCGCCTTGCGCATGGCTTTCTCCCTGCCTTTTTTCCTGATAGCTGCAGCTTACAGTCAACGACAAAGAAAATCCAGCGATTTCCAGCTCAATCAAAAACAGTGGGCACAAATCATTGTGCTGGGCATCATGGGCTATTATATCGCCAGTCTGTTCGACTTTTGGTCGCTCCAGTACCTCACGGCCAGTTTGGGGCGGCTCATTCTGTTTACCTATCCAACACTGGTGCTGTTGTTGTCCGCCATTTTTCTAAGGCGCCGAATCAGCTGGGGCGAAGCTGCCGCCGTATTACTCTCCTACCTAGGTATCGCCCTGGCATTTTCACAATCGGTAGAACTGGCTCAGGGCGAGTTTTTCTGGCGAGGGGTAGCCTTGTCCTTTGGCAGTGCCCTAGCTTTTGCCATTTATCTGATGGGTAGCGGCGAGTTTTTACCCAAAATGGGTACCCTCCGCTACAATTCGCTCACCATGAGCATCGCCTGCTTTGCCATCATCATCCACCACGGCATCCAGCACCACTGGGCCCTCTTCGATTTTCCCACGCCCGTTTATTGGTACTGCTTCGGCATGGCCATGCTGGCTACCGTGCTGCCCAGTTTTATGGTCGCCGAAGGCATTCGTAGGTTAGGCGCAGGACCAGCATCCATCATCAGTAGTGTTGGCCCTATCTCCACCATCATGCTGGCGTCCGTTTTTTTAGGCGAAAGCTTCGGAGGCTGGCAATGGCTTGGTGCCGTATTGGTCATCAGTGGCGTGCTCCTGCTCTCGTGGTGGAAAAGGAAGAAAGGAAATTAA
- a CDS encoding tetratricopeptide repeat protein, which produces MRIITLVLALLGSTLLYSQISPIDLFTSNARTDQRNYGNGVTKLLIDGDNLIRQGRWEEAIQAYDIAVEQWPNWAPAYLKRAMAKQRMGRNTEAERDLQRAFLISPNSVMLFSLNNPASKMRLLATLPPETDQQETTKTVYDLKTSGKLMQASSLINQLEDNQDLPPADIALLRGNLQLLQEDHFEAIAYYDWALQRGTSAELLHNRGLARILTYNFPDGCADLERASHLGYQPSEQQHLDLCSF; this is translated from the coding sequence ATGAGAATCATAACCTTAGTTCTGGCTTTACTTGGTAGTACCTTACTTTATAGCCAGATTAGTCCCATTGACCTGTTCACCTCCAACGCACGTACGGATCAACGCAATTACGGTAACGGTGTTACCAAGCTCTTGATTGACGGCGACAACCTCATACGACAAGGCCGTTGGGAAGAAGCTATCCAAGCTTACGATATTGCAGTGGAACAATGGCCCAACTGGGCACCTGCCTACCTTAAGCGTGCCATGGCCAAGCAGCGCATGGGCCGCAACACCGAAGCCGAGCGTGACCTACAACGAGCGTTCCTTATCAGCCCCAATAGTGTAATGCTCTTCAGCCTCAATAATCCAGCAAGCAAAATGCGCCTGCTGGCGACCTTACCTCCCGAAACCGATCAGCAGGAAACAACCAAAACCGTCTATGATTTAAAAACCAGTGGTAAACTGATGCAGGCCAGCTCTTTAATCAACCAGCTAGAGGATAACCAAGACCTCCCCCCAGCTGACATCGCCTTATTGCGTGGCAATCTGCAGCTCTTACAAGAAGATCATTTCGAGGCCATTGCCTACTACGACTGGGCTCTCCAACGCGGTACCTCTGCCGAGTTGTTGCACAATCGTGGGCTCGCCAGAATCCTCACTTATAATTTTCCTGATGGTTGCGCCGATCTAGAGCGAGCCAGCCACCTGGGCTACCAGCCTAGCGAGCAGCAGCACCTGGATTTATGCTCTTTCTAA
- the pnuC gene encoding nicotinamide riboside transporter PnuC — MLTQLVQEIAALGWLDWIVTITALIYVVLSAKNNPWCWPFGIVSCTLWAYASYGYGLYSDVLLQIFYVVMGFWGWYNWQKGSAQGGAMPISRMTPTAHLLYISVGIVAGGLLGYLFSNTNAAATYWDAFTTTFSVLATVMLVRRQLENWAYWIVIDLAYAGLYYSRGAVLFALLMMVYTIIAVYAFDTWKEQYKRQ; from the coding sequence ATGCTCACCCAATTGGTACAGGAAATAGCGGCCCTTGGCTGGCTGGATTGGATCGTAACCATAACAGCTTTGATCTACGTAGTGCTTTCGGCGAAGAACAACCCCTGGTGTTGGCCTTTTGGGATTGTCAGTTGTACATTATGGGCCTATGCTTCGTATGGATATGGCTTGTATTCAGATGTATTGCTTCAAATCTTTTACGTAGTGATGGGGTTTTGGGGCTGGTACAATTGGCAAAAAGGCAGTGCGCAAGGTGGGGCAATGCCCATCAGTCGAATGACGCCGACAGCACATCTTTTGTATATTTCGGTAGGGATTGTTGCGGGCGGCCTACTTGGCTACCTGTTCAGCAATACCAACGCTGCTGCGACCTATTGGGATGCATTTACAACTACTTTTTCGGTGTTGGCAACGGTAATGCTGGTGCGTCGTCAATTGGAAAATTGGGCCTACTGGATTGTTATTGATTTGGCCTATGCTGGGCTGTATTATAGTCGCGGAGCCGTATTGTTTGCCCTGTTAATGATGGTTTATACGATTATAGCAGTATACGCTTTTGACACCTGGAAGGAGCAGTATAAAAGGCAATAG
- a CDS encoding Na(+)-translocating NADH-quinone reductase subunit A — protein MKSILNKAVLTLGTLFMAFELSAQTEGASGSNIFIYTLVGIAVILFFGMLINVADNLIGIEAKQNNIDVEEGGLALIPGFKHLFGGKVADYTANAPVTILRRGHDILLEGEASGAVKVASGVTRYAVQPPNFRGLQPIPKMTVEVGASVKAGDQIFFDKQMPDVAFVTPVSGEVIELNRGAKRAITEIVILADKKQEYRTFNQPDYKTADRETILNFMKESGGWSLLRQRPYNTIPNPEVTPRDIFVSTFDSAPLAPDSAVIVAGQEAAFQAGIDVLARLTDGQVHLGLDGRGETAPPAAFTEASNASKRYFKGKHPVGNVGVQIHHTAPVGGNDVVWVLGVQEVITLGKLFQEGRFDASRVVALAGAELQIPHYVRTYPGANVGELLKGNLKQDHVRYISGDVLSGEQKTPNGYLNFYDDQLTVIKEGDYYEMFGWLLPLSPRPTISNTFPNFLFPKVKFEADTNTHGEKRAFVVTNAYEQVMPMDVYPQQIMKSILVNDIERMEGLGILELVEEDVALCEFVCVSKQPLQQILRQGLETMREQG, from the coding sequence ATGAAAAGTATCCTCAACAAAGCTGTGCTGACCTTAGGTACGCTTTTTATGGCATTCGAGCTTTCGGCCCAAACTGAGGGAGCTAGCGGTTCCAATATCTTTATTTATACCCTGGTGGGTATTGCCGTGATTCTCTTTTTCGGTATGCTCATTAACGTCGCAGACAATCTGATTGGTATCGAAGCCAAGCAGAACAATATCGACGTAGAAGAAGGCGGACTGGCATTGATCCCCGGTTTCAAGCATCTTTTTGGTGGTAAAGTAGCGGATTATACCGCCAATGCCCCCGTAACAATCTTGCGCCGAGGCCATGATATTCTGCTCGAAGGCGAAGCTAGCGGTGCAGTCAAAGTAGCTAGCGGTGTAACTCGCTACGCGGTACAACCCCCTAACTTCCGGGGGCTGCAGCCAATTCCTAAGATGACTGTAGAAGTAGGTGCGTCGGTGAAAGCTGGTGACCAGATTTTCTTTGACAAGCAAATGCCAGATGTTGCTTTTGTAACGCCTGTCAGTGGCGAAGTGATCGAATTGAACCGTGGGGCCAAGCGTGCCATTACGGAAATCGTGATCCTGGCTGACAAAAAGCAGGAGTACCGTACATTCAATCAGCCAGACTATAAGACGGCCGATCGCGAGACGATCCTCAACTTTATGAAAGAGAGCGGTGGGTGGTCTTTGCTACGCCAGCGTCCTTATAATACGATTCCTAATCCTGAAGTTACGCCACGCGATATTTTCGTAAGTACCTTTGACTCTGCTCCTCTTGCGCCGGATAGTGCGGTAATAGTAGCGGGCCAGGAAGCTGCTTTCCAGGCGGGTATTGATGTTTTGGCTCGGTTGACGGATGGTCAGGTACACTTGGGCCTTGATGGTCGTGGTGAGACGGCTCCTCCGGCAGCATTTACGGAAGCAAGCAATGCTTCCAAGCGTTACTTCAAGGGCAAGCACCCAGTAGGTAATGTAGGTGTGCAAATCCATCACACTGCGCCAGTTGGTGGCAATGATGTGGTTTGGGTATTGGGTGTTCAGGAAGTAATTACTTTGGGTAAATTGTTCCAGGAAGGTCGTTTTGATGCTTCACGGGTAGTTGCCCTGGCAGGAGCAGAACTGCAGATCCCTCATTATGTACGCACTTATCCAGGTGCCAATGTAGGAGAACTACTCAAAGGCAACCTCAAGCAGGATCACGTTCGCTATATTTCTGGCGACGTACTCTCCGGTGAGCAAAAGACGCCTAATGGTTACCTCAACTTCTATGATGACCAATTGACGGTGATCAAGGAAGGAGATTACTACGAAATGTTCGGTTGGTTATTGCCATTGAGCCCACGGCCGACCATTTCTAATACTTTCCCCAACTTCCTCTTCCCGAAGGTGAAGTTTGAAGCAGATACCAATACCCACGGTGAAAAGCGTGCATTTGTAGTGACCAATGCCTACGAGCAGGTGATGCCGATGGATGTTTACCCCCAGCAGATTATGAAGTCAATTCTGGTCAATGATATTGAGCGGATGGAAGGCCTCGGTATCCTGGAGCTGGTAGAAGAAGATGTAGCACTTTGCGAGTTTGTATGTGTATCCAAGCAGCCTCTCCAGCAGATTTTGCGCCAGGGCTTGGAAACCATGCGTGAGCAAGGCTAG
- a CDS encoding NADH:ubiquinone reductase (Na(+)-transporting) subunit B, with the protein MKKALLNFFERIEPDKAKSPLLHTAYDAFFTFAFTPNTVTAKGVHIRDGMDLKRTMVTVVVALQLLYVFGTYNIGNQHFHALGMYTGTFEAIHLKIFYGLVKILPIFVVTHLVGLGVEFYYAAKKGHAVEEGFLVSGALIPLIMPPDIPLWILSIAIIFAVVIGKEAFGGTGMNILNIALLARVFVFFAYPTYISGDEVWIAGIEKVGAGAYAGQEYGGIYGILDSIFGAFGWATFGEGKQAVVDGFTGATPLGLAAKGGWAAVTEHYSVSDMWWGHIPGSIGETSKPLVLIGALMLILTKVADWRIMVSAVVGFVLCGLMVNGIAPDTFGPETAGVFKFMAVPWYYHFYMGSFFFAMAFMATDPVTAASTATGKWIYGFFIGFIGLIIRVLNPAYPEGWMLAILFMNVFAPLIDHYVFEANVKRRAKRQVALAKARVEAAPASATTVTAE; encoded by the coding sequence ATGAAAAAGGCACTGCTCAATTTCTTCGAGCGCATCGAACCGGACAAGGCAAAGTCGCCGCTTTTGCACACCGCTTACGACGCTTTTTTCACCTTCGCTTTTACTCCTAATACAGTTACGGCTAAAGGAGTACATATTCGCGATGGTATGGATTTGAAGCGCACCATGGTGACCGTGGTCGTAGCGCTCCAGCTCCTTTACGTTTTTGGCACCTATAATATCGGTAACCAGCATTTCCATGCTTTGGGAATGTACACCGGTACTTTTGAAGCCATTCACCTTAAAATATTCTACGGACTGGTAAAGATCCTCCCGATCTTTGTGGTTACTCACCTTGTTGGTCTGGGAGTTGAATTTTACTATGCTGCCAAGAAAGGTCACGCTGTAGAAGAAGGGTTCCTGGTTTCTGGTGCATTGATTCCGCTAATCATGCCTCCTGATATTCCATTATGGATTCTTTCTATTGCCATCATCTTTGCGGTGGTTATTGGTAAAGAAGCTTTTGGTGGTACGGGGATGAACATCTTGAACATTGCTTTACTGGCACGTGTGTTCGTTTTCTTTGCTTACCCTACTTACATCTCTGGTGATGAAGTATGGATTGCTGGTATAGAAAAAGTAGGTGCTGGTGCTTATGCAGGCCAGGAATACGGTGGTATTTACGGTATCCTTGACAGTATCTTCGGTGCCTTTGGCTGGGCTACTTTCGGTGAGGGCAAGCAAGCTGTTGTAGATGGCTTCACCGGTGCTACTCCGCTAGGCCTTGCTGCTAAAGGTGGTTGGGCAGCTGTGACCGAGCATTATTCGGTAAGCGATATGTGGTGGGGACATATCCCTGGTTCTATTGGTGAAACGTCTAAGCCATTGGTACTTATTGGTGCTTTGATGCTTATACTAACAAAGGTAGCAGACTGGCGTATCATGGTTTCAGCAGTAGTAGGCTTTGTCTTGTGTGGTTTGATGGTAAATGGTATTGCACCCGATACTTTCGGACCTGAGACTGCTGGTGTTTTCAAATTTATGGCGGTGCCTTGGTACTACCACTTCTATATGGGTAGCTTCTTCTTCGCGATGGCGTTTATGGCTACTGATCCGGTTACCGCAGCTTCTACGGCGACGGGCAAATGGATTTACGGATTCTTCATCGGCTTCATTGGTCTGATTATTCGTGTCCTGAACCCTGCTTATCCCGAAGGATGGATGTTGGCGATTCTCTTCATGAACGTCTTCGCTCCGCTGATCGATCACTATGTGTTCGAAGCTAACGTAAAACGCCGTGCTAAACGGCAGGTAGCGTTGGCAAAAGCACGAGTAGAGGCAGCTCCAGCAAGTGCCACAACTGTAACTGCAGAATAA
- the nqrC gene encoding NADH:ubiquinone reductase (Na(+)-transporting) subunit C: MDKNSTNYVLIFVLIMTVLVAFSLASIRQVTKAKADQNEDIFNKRAVLAAVNDYLGMGEGVGANDLTDDQVLEIFQNKVQQTAINTEGQEVDGVMAEDIDMAKEKKKDVSERVLPLFKYAYEGKNFYILSVRGSGLWDEIWGNIALESDLNTIAGASFDHKGETPGLGAEIKDNPTFSANFKGKEIFRDGKFVSVKVRKGGAQDDTYEVDGISGATVTGDGVDKMLETGIALYLPYLEKIKGGSMESMLQQ; this comes from the coding sequence ATGGATAAGAATAGCACGAATTACGTTTTAATCTTTGTCCTTATCATGACGGTACTGGTAGCCTTTTCGCTGGCAAGTATTCGTCAGGTGACCAAAGCCAAGGCTGATCAGAACGAAGATATCTTCAACAAGCGCGCAGTCCTTGCTGCGGTAAACGATTACCTAGGCATGGGCGAAGGTGTTGGTGCAAACGACCTGACCGACGACCAAGTATTGGAGATCTTCCAGAACAAAGTGCAGCAGACCGCTATCAATACCGAGGGCCAGGAAGTAGACGGCGTAATGGCCGAAGATATCGACATGGCTAAGGAGAAGAAAAAGGATGTGAGCGAGCGCGTACTCCCTTTGTTCAAGTACGCCTACGAAGGCAAGAATTTTTACATCCTTTCCGTACGTGGAAGTGGACTATGGGATGAAATCTGGGGCAATATTGCACTGGAAAGCGACCTGAATACCATTGCTGGTGCCTCTTTTGATCACAAAGGGGAAACCCCTGGTCTGGGTGCGGAAATCAAGGACAATCCTACCTTTTCGGCCAACTTTAAGGGCAAAGAGATTTTCCGTGACGGAAAATTTGTTTCGGTTAAAGTACGCAAAGGAGGAGCGCAGGATGATACCTACGAAGTAGATGGCATCTCTGGTGCTACCGTAACCGGAGACGGAGTGGATAAAATGCTAGAAACGGGTATTGCCTTGTACTTGCCTTACCTTGAGAAAATCAAGGGAGGAAGCATGGAATCTATGCTCCAGCAGTAA
- a CDS encoding NADH:ubiquinone reductase (Na(+)-transporting) subunit D, which produces MAEVKNVEEVKEPLFGKVEKKLITDPLNDNNPITVQVLGICSALAVTSLVYPSVVMSIAVIFVTGFSSLFTSLLRNAIPKPVRMIVQLVIIATLVTFVEMALKYFNYPVYKQLSVYIGLIITNCIVMGRLEAFAMANKPWRSFVDGIGNGIGYGAILIAVGVVREIFGKGTLFAGSPIEMKLIGANAGNVEYLINTAAESGIGSWFGWYTNNNLMVLPAAAMFIIGIMIWIQRSYNTKLVDVS; this is translated from the coding sequence ATGGCTGAGGTGAAAAATGTGGAAGAAGTAAAAGAGCCTTTATTCGGCAAAGTCGAAAAGAAGCTCATTACCGATCCTCTCAACGATAATAACCCAATCACCGTACAGGTATTGGGGATTTGTTCTGCCCTGGCAGTAACATCTCTGGTTTACCCATCGGTAGTCATGTCGATTGCGGTAATCTTTGTAACCGGATTCTCCAGCTTGTTTACCTCCTTACTGCGTAATGCGATCCCTAAGCCGGTGCGTATGATTGTGCAGTTGGTAATCATTGCTACCCTGGTGACCTTTGTAGAGATGGCACTGAAGTACTTCAACTATCCTGTTTACAAGCAGCTTTCGGTATACATCGGACTGATCATTACGAACTGTATCGTAATGGGTCGTCTGGAAGCGTTCGCAATGGCCAACAAGCCGTGGCGCTCTTTCGTAGATGGTATCGGTAACGGTATCGGCTACGGTGCTATCCTGATTGCGGTAGGTGTGGTACGGGAAATTTTCGGTAAAGGCACGCTCTTTGCGGGTAGCCCCATCGAAATGAAACTGATCGGCGCCAATGCAGGTAACGTAGAATATTTGATCAATACGGCTGCCGAGTCTGGTATCGGTAGCTGGTTTGGTTGGTATACCAACAATAACCTGATGGTATTACCAGCGGCGGCGATGTTTATCATCGGGATCATGATTTGGATCCAGCGCAGTTACAATACGAAGCTGGTCGACGTATCTTAA